The Ascochyta rabiei chromosome 10, complete sequence genome has a window encoding:
- a CDS encoding Protein arg-6, mitochondrial, whose translation MQGVVRAGARAAARSSRQIVAASGRRTLPRALVASTTPSRLYTTGDGQKSSVYAAFLNLLASASSRREVDQYLGQFRSVKPHQFAVVKVGGAILTDYLDELCFALQQLHAIGLYPIIVHGAGPQMNQTLLDSGVEPDFIDGIRVTDKKTLGIARKLFLEANMDLVMTLKRNWNVPARPITAGALQADYLDKEKWKYVGNITKINPRAIMDAIENKELPILCSMAETEDGQILNVNADVVAAALAREFEPMKVIYLSEKGGLFNAETGKLISHINLEGEYDSYLKQPWVRYGTKLKIVEAKKLLDGLPRTSSVAITHPQNLGKELFTHTGGGTLIRNGGSVKEVSKFEDLDVNVLSQALAREHGGAEASNAVSKYIENLKTRPFEAFFDDAMGVVAIVYPPGKDGEFAQLSTFTTTKDAFLTNVSDLVFERMKQKYPKMYWVVESQEQNLVKWNLEKTDGFLRREKEIFCWWGSAESSEIFGLLESYSKQGRSILKDSLESQFRRAADFVAGLKQGQQTRSFSTIAGSRTMGQSSRPSLRESKIAPAASCGFATTASLSQDSTNPNPPYGNKFASKDFPSKVALIGARGYTGQALIDLLNKHPNMDLRHVSSRELNGQKLEGYTKRQITYENLSPDDVEQLAKKGEVDCWVMALPNGVCKPFVDAIERSGNQESVIVDLSADYRFDDKWTYGLPELIPRRKIDGATRIANPGCYATAAQLGIAPLLEFIGGQPTVFGVSGYSGAGTKPSPKNDVNNLTNNLIPYSLVDHIHEKEISRQLGTEVAFIPHVAVWFQGIHHTISIPLNRTMTSRDIRNLYQDRYAGEKLVKIVGESPLVKNISGKHGVEIGGFAVHSSGKRVVVNATIDNLLKGAATQCLQNMNLALGYGEYEGIPY comes from the exons ATGCAGGGCGTCGTACGAGCCGGTGCGCGCGCAGCAGCACGCTCGTCCCGCCAGATAGTTGCGGCTTCTGGTCGACGGACCCTCCCTCGCGCCCTCGTCGCCAGCACCACACCGAGCCGCCTGTACACGACGGGCGACGGCCAGAAGTCGTCCGTCTACGCCGCCTTCCTGAACCTGCTCGCCAGCGCCAGCTCCCGCAGGGAAGTCGACCAGTACCTCGGCCAGTTCCGCTCCGTCAAGCCGCACCAGTTCGCCGTAGTCAAGGTAGGAGGCGCCATCCTCACCGACTATCTCGATGAGCTGTGCTTCGCTCTGCAGCAGCTGCATGCTATTGGCCTGTACCCCATCATCGTCCACGGCGCTGGCCCCCAGATGAACCAGACGCTCCTGGACTCGGGCGTAGAGCCAGACTTCATCGATGGCATCCGAGTTACAGACAAGAAGACGCTGGGCATTGCGCGCAAGCTCTTCCTCGAGGCAAACATGGACCTGGTCATGACGCTGAAGAGGAACTGGAACGTCCCTGCACGTCCCATCACCGCCGGTGCTCTGCAGGCAGACTACCTCGACAAGGAGAAGTGGAAGTACGTCGGCAACATCACCAAGATCAACCCCAGGGCCATCATGGATGCCATCGAGAACAAGGAACTGCCCATTCTGTGCTCCATGGCTGAGACCGAGGATGGCCAGATCCTCAACGTCAACGCCGATGTCGTCGCTGCCGCTCTCGCCCGCGAGTTCGAGCCCATGAAGGTCATCTACTTGTCCGAGAAGGGTGGCCTGTTCAACGCCGAGACTGGCAAGCTCATCTCCCACATCAATCTGGAGGGCGAGTACGACAGCTACCTGAAGCAGCCTTGGGTCAGGTATGGCACCAAGCTCAAGATTGTAGAGGCGAAGAAGCTCTTGGACGGTCTTCCTCGCACGTCGAGTGTCGCCATCACCCACCCTCAAAACCTCGGAAAGGAGCTGTTCACACACACCGGAGGCGGCACCCTGATCCGCAACGGCGGCAGCGTCAAGGAGGTCAGCAAGTTCGAGGACCTCGACGTCAATGTTCTGTCCCAGGCATTGGCTAGGGAGCACGGAGGCGCCGAGGCCAGCAACGCGGTCAGCAAGTACATTGAGAACCTCAAGACACGCCCCTTCGAGGCGTTCTTCGACGATGCCATGGGTGTCGTTGCCATTGTATACCCTCCCGGAAAGGACGGCGAGTTTGCTCAGCTGTCCACTTTCACAACCACAAAGGACGCTTTCCTCACCAACGTTTCGGATCTAGTGTTTGAGCGCATGAAGCAGAAGTACCCCAAGATGTACTGGGTCGTTGAGAGCCAAGAGCAGAACCTCGTCAAGTGGAATCTCGAGAAGACTGATGGTTTCCTCCGCCGCGAGAAGGAGATCTTCTGCTGGTGGGGATCCGCAGAGTCTTCTGAGATATTCGGTCTTCTGGAGAGCTACTCAAAGCAGGGTCGCTCCATTCTCAAGGACAGCTTGGAGTCGCAGTTCAGGAGGGCAGCAGACTTTGTCGCAGGCTTGAAGCAGGGTCAGCAGACTCGTAGCTTCTCGACCATTGCTGGATCACGAACAATGGGTCAGTCTTCCAGGCCGTCGTTGCGAGAGAGCAAGATCGCACCAGCTGCATCCTGTGGTTTTGCAACCACCGCATCACTCTCCCAAGATTCCACCAACCCTAACCCACCCTACGGCAACAAATTTGCAAGCAAGGATTTTCCCTCCAAGGTCGCACTCATTGGTGCCCGTGGATACACTGGTCAGGCACTCATCGACCTTCTAAACAAGCACCCCAACATGGATCTGCGCCACGTGTCATCGCGTGAGCTCAATGGCCAGAAGCTCGAGGGCTACACCAAGCGCCAAATCACATACGAGAATCTCTCGCCTGATGACGTTGAGCAGCTGGCCAAGAAGGGCGAAGTGGACTGCTGGGTCATGGCTCTCCCCAACGGTGTTTGCAAGCCTTTTGTAGATGCCATTGAGAGATCTGGTAACCAGGAGTCTGTCATTGTAGACCTGAGTGCAGACTACCGATTTGACGACAAGTGGACTTACGGTCTCCCTGAGCTGATCCCCCGCCGTAAGATTGATGGCGCCACGCGGATAGCCAACCCCGGCTGCTACGCGACTGCCGCTCAGCTTGGTATCGCGCCTCTTCTCGAATTCATCGGCGGCCAGCCCACCGTCTTCGGTGTCTCTGGATACTCAGGAGCAGGCACAAAGCCCAGTCCCAAGAACGATGTGAACAACCTCACCAACAACTTGATTCCTTACAGCTTAGTAGACCATATCCACGAGAAGGAGATATCGAGGCAACTGGGTACTGAGGTAGCGTTCATCCCTCACGTCGCTGTTTGGTTCCAGGGTATCCAC CACACCATCTCCATCCCTCTTAACCGCACAATGACCTCGCGCGACATTCGCAACCTGTATCAAGACCGCTACGCCGGCGAGAAGCTGGTCAAGATTGTCGGCGAGTCGCCGCTCGTCAAGAACATCTCCGGCAAGCACGGTGTTGAGATTGGTGGCTTTGCTGTCCACAGCTCAGGCAAGCGTGTTGTCGTCAACGCTACCATTGACAACTTGCTCAAGGGTGCTGCGACACAGTGTCTGCAGAACATGAACTTGGCGCTCGGATACGGCGAGTACGAGGGCATCCCTTACTAG
- a CDS encoding Mannan endo-1,6-alpha-mannosidase, protein MKLAAALGAIGASSLLLSGVGAIQLDVNSPDNIKSAAKALSANMRSYYTGDRVGDTPGNLPDPYYWWECGAMFNALIDYWYYTGDDQYNAITTQALQHQIGDYSAFMPANQTKTLGNDDQAFWGMAAMSAAENKLPDLGSGQPSWLALAQAVFNTQKDRWDNQTCGGGLRWQIFTFNNGYNYKNTISNGCFFNIAARLYKYLGNDTYANWAEQAWDWELSVGLMSQDYHFYDGTDDTQNCSTINHIQWTYNAGVHMAGAAAMWNVTQSDLWRTRLKGLIDGAGVFFKDSVMTEVACENNGKCDVDQRSFKAYLARWMGYTALIAPWTRQYIDPLLQASAKAAAAQCIGGANQTSCGLRWIDNGVNDGSFGVGEQMAALEVVQALLYPTVGGPATQNNGGVSASNPNAGADVPQTPVSFNAVTTGDKAGASILTIIVLVSIVSGAWWMIS, encoded by the exons ATGAAGCTCGCCGCTGCTCTCGGGGCCATAGGAGCCTCGAGCTTGCTCCTGTCTGGTGTGGGCGCTATCCAGCTGGACGTCAACTCGCCCG ACAATATCAAGTCGGCCGCAAAGGCGCTGTCCGCCAACATGCGGTCCTACTACACCGGTGACCGTGTCGGCGACACACCTGGAAACCTGCCGGATCCATACTACTGGTGGGAGTGCGGTGCCATGTTCAACGCCCTCATCGACTACTGGTACTACACTGGCGACGACCAGTACAACGCCATCACAACGCAGGCTCTGCAGCACCAGATTGGAGACTACAGCGCCTTCATGCCGGCCAACCAGACCAAGACGCTCGGAAACGACGACCAGGCTTTCTGGGGAATGGCCGCCATGTCTGCTGCGGAGAACAAACTACCCGACCTGGGAAGCGGTCAGCCTTCTTGGCTCGCCCTTGCTCAGGCTGTCTTCAATACCCAAAAGGATCGCTGGGACAACCAGACCTGCGGAGGAGGGTTGAGGTGGCAGATCTTCACCTTCAACAACGGTTACAACTACAAGAACACCATTTCCAACGGTTGCTTCTTTAACATTGCTGCACGTCTTTACAAGTACCTTGGCAACGATACGTACGCAAACTGGGCTGAACAGGCCTGGGACTGGGAGCTGTCTGTTGGCCTCATGAGCCAGGACTACCACTTCTACGACGGTACCGACGACACCCAGAACTGCTCGACCATCAACCACATCCAGTGGACCTACAATGCCGGTGTACACATGGCTGGAGCTGCTGCCATGTGGAACGTGACGCAGAGCGACCTCTGGAGGACTCGCCTGAAGGGTCTCATTGACGGTGCCGGAGTCTTCTTCAAGGACAGCGTCATGACCGAGGTCGCCTGCGAGAACAACGGCAAATGCGATGTCGACCAGCGTTCTTTCAAGGCCTACCTCGCCCGCTGGATGGGATACACTGCGCTCATTGCACCATGGACGCGCCAGTACATTGACCCGCTGCTTCAGGCTTCGGCCaaagctgctgctgcacagTGCATTGGAGGCGCGAACCAGACCTCTTGTGGTCTTCGATGGATCGACAACGGTGTGAACGACGGTAGCTTCGGTGTTGGTGAGCAGATGGCTGCCCTGGAGGTTGTTCAGGCTCTCCTTTATCCCACAGTTGGCGGGCCTGCAACGCAAAACAACGGCGGTGTCTCCGCATCCAACCCCAACGCCGGTGCAGATGTGCCTCAGACGCCTGTCTCGTTCAACGCCGTAACGACCGGCGACAAGGCCGGCGCTAGCATCCTGACCATCATCGTCCTGGTTTCTATTGTTTCTGGTGCCTGGTGGATGATTTCATAA
- a CDS encoding ferric-chelate reductase Frp1: MSHNHGGMSMGSMALPALPEFPKFYYAVVGSAVAVATLANIYNHILYRQRLSAARAGTLSPAKPKSWFPRWNATIFAVTREASNYSVRLPLKGRSLRLPTFGRTSLVLANMIVLLVLCFYGLNLTNQFQKENVGFRCGVVTIGQLPLIFLLSGKNNIIGWLTGVSYERLNWLHRWAARCMLLTATIHMGYFFSAWAPYDYIGAQFKQNNLVWRGLAAWCVLVWINLSSTTPIRGWNYELFVVQHVASFALFIGFVYIHAPPELKGYVWAAVALFFFDRIFRALRVVYANLSIFHPSRTRDGLWTCKAEFTPLSHDTTRITVTNPPISWCPGQHVFLSCQGIAPLQNHPFTIASIPEDGKMEFLVKAQSGGTRRFFKHAQKSQGLFDKDSRPKTVTVEGPYGRHRPLRQFDSVVLLAGSTGATFTVPLLRDVVQGWRENNERPATASSLFSSPKGAVTRHVRFVWVVKSRGQLEMFSEQLSSAYSDFQTLQEQMRGLKLEVTVYVTCDESFTEEHRSLLSNVTAPKTSSTLKSKAVEHGVVEVRSRASGEGQDMKDMKDEAKELTTISSRSTDEETNACCCRATVEEASTSTPKPCCCSTSANAAPRSSTRTSTSSTPPSRKQTLLVHPSIQIFSGRPQIKDIIRRSLEQALGESAVVVCGPQGLLSDVKQSVVELSDERAVHKGTGAQGVYSHTEGFGY, encoded by the exons ATGAGCCACAACCATGGTGGCATGTCGATGGGCTCTATGGCCCTGCCTGCCCTTCCAGAGTTTCCCAAGTTCTATTACGCCGTTGTAGGGAGCGCAGTTGCTGTTGCCACCCTAGCCAACATTTACAACCATATTCTGTACAGACAAAGACTGTCTGCAGCAAGAGCAGGAACGTTGTCGCCCGCGAAACCAAAGTCCTGGTTCCCACGGTGGAACGCGACGATATTCGCTGTGACGCGAGAAGCGTCCAACTACTCGGTCAGATTACCACTTAAAGGTCGATCTCTGAGATTGCCTACCTTCGGCCGAACGAGCTTGGTTCTGGCCAACATGATTGTCTTGCTTGTACTTTGTTTCTATGGGCTCAACCTTACCAATCAGTTTCAAAAAGAAAACGTCGGGTTTCGATGCGGTGTTGTGACGATTGGTCAATTGCCGCTCATCTTCTTACTCTCCGGAAAAAACAACATTATCGGGTGGTTGACTGGTGTCAGTTACGAGCGCTTGAACTGGCTGCACCGATGGGCCGCCAGGTGTATGCTTTTGACTGCTACAATACACATGGGCTATTTCTTCAGTG CTTGGGCTCCCTACGACTACATTGGCGCTCAGTTCAAACAGAACAATCTCGTGTGGCGTGGACTGGCGGCCTGGTGCGTGCTGGTATGGATCAACTTAAGTTCTACAACACCCATCCGCGGATGGAATTATGAGTTATTCGTGGTTCAACACGTAGCTTCGTTCGCGCTGTTTATTGGCTTCGTCTACATCCACGCACCACCTGAGCTAAAAGGCTATGTGTGGGCAGCAGttgctctcttcttcttcgatcGCATCTTCCGAGCTCTGCGAGTCGTGTATGCCAACCTCTCAATATTCCATCCGTCACGAACGCGGGATGGGCTGTGGACATGCAAGGCCGAGTTCACACCATTGTCTCACGATACCACACGGATCACCGTCACAAATCCACCCATAAGCTGGTGTCCTGGCCAACACGTGTTCTTGTCATGTCAAGGCATCGCTCCTTTACAGAATCACCCATTCACTATCGCATCCATTCCCGAAGACGGCAAGATGGAGTTCTTGGTCAAAGCTCAATCTGGAGGAACAAGGCGCTTCTTCAAACATGCCCAAAAATCGCAAGGCTTGTTTGATAAAGATTCAAG ACCAAAAACTGTCACCGTCGAAGGTCCATACGGGCGTCATAGACCGCTTCGCCAATTCGACAGCGTGGTGTTGCTCGCGGGAAGCACTGGCGCAACGTTTACTGTGCCATTGCTTCGAGATGTTGTACAAGGCTGGAGAGAGAACAATGAACGCCCCGCAACAGCTTCGTCTTTGTTCTCGTCGCCAAAGGGCGCAGTCACGCGCCATGTTCGTTTCGTATGGGTTGTCAAGAGCCGAGGCCAGCTGGAGATGTTTTCCGAGCAACTGTCATCTGCATACTCGGATTTCCAGACTCTGCAGGAGCAGATGAGAGGTCTCAAGCTGGAGGTGACGGTATACGTTACCTGTGACGAATCTTTCACCGAAGAGCACAGGTCGTTGCTCTCCAACGTGACAGCACCGAAGACTTCCTCTACCCTGAAAAGCAAGGCAGTTGAACATGGTGTAGTGGAAGTTCGCAGCCGTGCATCAGGCGAGGGACAGGACATGAAGGACATGAAAGACGAAGCCAAAGAGCTCACAACAATATCTTCCCGCTCAACGGACGAAGAAACTAACGCATGCTGCTGCCGCGCCACCGTCGAAGAagcctccacctccaccccGAAACCATGCTGCTGCAGCACGTCTGCCAACGCAGCACCCCGCTCCAGCACCCGCACCAGCACATCCTCGACTCCGCCATCCCGGAAGCAAACCCTCCTCGTGCACCCCTCTATTCAGATCTTCAGCGGCCGGCCGCAAATCAAAGACATCATCCGCCGCTCGCTCGAGCAAGCCCTCGGCGAGTCTGCAGTCGTGGTGTGCGGGCCGCAGGGCCTGCTCAGCGATGTCAAGCAGAGCGTGGTCGAGCTGAGTGATGAGCGGGCTGTGCACAAGGGGACCGGGGCGCAGGGTGTGTACTCGCATACAGAGGGGTTTGGGTATTAG
- a CDS encoding fructose symporter, protein MDEKDPKMFEEVAAPAPGKAGEIAVAPPTDYSAPKAKTEQLENAHGWESDNLIHNLEKELEQSGYKRGIFDIEFKNPKHFTWLLVAFASMGGLLSGLDQSLISGANLFLPKDLNLTDQQNSLVNSGMPLGAVAGAFLISPCNEYFGRRWAIIISCILYTIGGALEAGSMNYGMIVSARVILGAGVGLEGGTVPVYVAETVESRLRGNLVSLYQFNIALGEVLGYAVAAMFVSVPGNWRYILGSSLVFSTIMGVGILFMPESPRFLMHKGKTLEAFKVWRRIRGIETLEARQEFFVMKVSTEEEEAEVAAGRTNRFPWMDFFTKPRARRAIVYANIMIFLGQFTGINAIMYYMSVLMSQVGFNDYDATYMSLVGGGSLLLGTIPAIFLMETCGRRFWAIAMLPGFFVGLVLVGASYHVAEGNLQGKLGLYFTGLILYELFFGSYAALTWVIPSEVYPTYLRSYGMTTSTGWLFLSSFIVTYNFTGMQKAFTSTGLTLGFYGGIAVLGWFYQIFFMYETKNKTLEEIDQLFMKPTSQLVKENAKSAAGVTNDLLHGRFKKVFIENNRTEAEY, encoded by the exons ATGGACGAGAAAGACCCCAAGATGTTCGAGGAGGTTGCTGCCCCTGCCCCTGGCAAGGCTGGAGAAATCGCGGTCGCTCCTCCTACAGACTACAGCGCACCCAAGGCGAAGACTGAGCAACTCGAGAACGCTCACGGCTGGGAGTCGGATAACCTGATCCACAACCTCGAGAAGGAACTCGAGCAGTCTGGCTACAAGAGGGGTATCTTTGACATTGAATTCAAGAACCCCAAGCACTTCACATGGCTCCTCGTCGCCTTCGCGTCTATGGGTGGTCTGCTTTCTGGACTCGATCAATCGCTTATTTCCGGTGCCAACCTGTTCTTGCCTAAGGATCTCAACCTTACCGACCAGCAAAACTCCCTAGTCAACTCTGGCATGCCCCTTGGTG CTGTCGCTGGTGCTTTCCTCATCTCTCCCTGCAACGAGTACTTCGGTCGCCGCTGGGCTATCATCATCTCTTGCATTCTTTACACCATCGGTGGTGCGCTCGAAGCTGGCTCCATGAATTATGGCATGATCGTCTCTGCTCGTGTTATCCTCGGCGCTGGTGTCGGTCTTGAGGGAGGTACAGTCCCCGTGTACGTCGCCGAGACTGTCGAGAGTCGCCTCCGTGGTAACCTGGTTTCCCTCTACCAATTCAACATTGCCCTTGGTGAGGTCCTCGGATACGCTGTCGCTGCCATGTTCGTCAGTGTTCCTGGTAACTGGCGGTACATTCTCGGCTCCTCGCTCGTCTTCTCCACCATCATGGGTGTCGGTATTCTCTTCATGCCCGAGTCCCCCCGCTTCCTCATGCACAAGGGCAAGACCCTCGAGGCTTTCAAGGTCTGGCGCCGCATCCGTGGCATCGAGACACTTGAGGCGCGTCAGGAGTTCTTCGTCATGAAGGTGAGCactgaggaggaggaggctGAGGTCGCCGCCGGCCGCACCAACCGCTTTCCCTGGATGGATTTCTTCACCAAACCTCGTGCTCGCCGGGCCATCGTCTACGCCAATATTATGATATTCCTCGGTCAATTTACTGGAATTAACGCAATTATGTACTACATGTCGGTTTTGATGTCCCAGGTTGGATTCAACGACTACGACGCTACCTACATGTCCCTTGTTGGTGGTGGTTCCCTTCTTCTTGGCACCATCCCCGCCATTTTCCTCATGGAAACGTGCGGCCGTCGTTTCTGGGCTATTGCCATGCTGCCCGGTTTCTTCGTCGGTCTGGTCCTCGTCGGTGCTAGCTACCATGTTGCTGAAGGCAATCTTCAGGGCAAACTGGGTCTCTACTTCACCGGCCTAATTCTCTACGAGCTCTTCTTCGGTTCCTACGCAGCGCTCACATGGGTCATTCCCTCAGAGGTCTACCCCACTTACCTCCGTTCCTACGGTATGACCACCTCCACCGGATGGCTATTCCTGTCTTCCTTCATCGTCACCTACAACTTCACCGGCATGCAGAAGGCATTCACCAGCACTGGTCTGACGCTCGGCTTCTATGGCGGCATTGCAGTGCTCGGCTGGTTCTACCAGATCTTCTTCATGTACGAGACCAAGAACAAGACGCTCGAGGAGATTGACCAGCTGTTCATGAAGCCTACAAGCCAGCTTGTCAAGGAGAACGCGAAGAGCGCCGCTGGTGTCACCAATGATCTGCTGCACGGCAGGTTCAAGAAGGTGTTCATTGAGAACAACCGGACCGAGGCCGAGTACTAG
- a CDS encoding Vesicle membrane receptor protein (v-SNARE) has product MADREQPYDPYIPSAGAGQQGAQGQNGNVRTAALQAEIDSTVGIMRDNINKVSERGARLDSLQDKTDNLAVSAQGFRRGANRVRKQMWWKDMKMRMCLIVGIIILLIVIIVPAVVATHKK; this is encoded by the exons ATGGCCGACCGCGAGCAGCCCTACGACCCCTACATCCCTTCTGCCGGCGCCGGCCAGCAGGGCGCCCAAGGCCAGAATGGCAACGTGCGCACTGCCGCTCTCCAGGCG GAAATCGACAGCACCGTCGGCATCATGCGCGACAACATCAACAAGGTCTCTGAGCGTGGGGCCCGCCTGGACTCGCTGCAAGACAAGACGGACAACCTCGCCGTCTCCGCACAGGGGTTCCGAAGGGGCGCGAACCGTGTACGCAAGCAGATGTGGTGGAAGGACATGAAGATGCGCATGTGCCTCATTGTCGGCATCATCATTTTGCTCATTGTCATCATTGTCCCTGCTG TCGTTGCGACGCACAAGAAATAA
- a CDS encoding Rhamnogalacturonan endolyase: MRSTLATTALLSLASSTWALLKASENNSSLTISNERLVAGVSKTRGYINLLTLDGQNLLGKEDGNTGVGPYLDCYCTPSGFWTPGRGTKVDYKLFNGTDASGVKYGGISMGETYAPTGQRLEQYWFLREGETGLHTFSRVAYYNETTPFLRNLQELRTMFRPNHDPPLFTHFVTNEEFDAPRPNTEGQVVVQDATWYLPNKDDSYVQGVGDYFTKYTFQDTWRKHKAHGMWADGSGSANGTTYGAWLVHNTVETYFGGPLHSDLVVDGIVYNYISSNHHGDQTPNITNGFDRTFGPQYYHFNKGGSLDELRADAEQYGLKPSWNAKFYDSIAKHVPNLVTAAGRGTFKAKIDLPKGARNVLAVLAQTGVDFQDNVFDTKAYQYWAEVPSNGEASIDRVKAGSYRLTVYADGIFGDFTQDDIKVAAGKETNVKAKWNPESAGTELWRIGTPDKSSGEYRHGYTQSPTHPLLTDEYRLYWADYDFVTEFPDGVSYKVGRDDPSKALNYVHWSIFGGKANYERPEPVYENINNWTILFDTKAQQLKNKKTATFTVQLAGAKSAAGNTDIYNASEPYSNLPYTVNVNGKDLQPWVIPYHHSSSCAVRSAVVCYNIANKFVFDAKLLKEGENTFVLSLPYGGKNYESAVLPEALYVQYDAMRLEVK; encoded by the exons ATGCGTTCCACTCTTGCGACAACAGCCTTGCTGTCGTTGGCATCGTCAACATGGGCCCTGCTCAAGGCTTCGGAGAACAACAGCAGTCTGACCATCTCCAATGAGCGTCTTGTCGCAGGGGTCAGCAAGACCCGTGGCTATATCAATCTGCTCACACTTGACGGACAGAACTTGCTGGGCAAGGAGGATGGCAACACTGGTGTAGGGCCATATCTCGACTGCTACTGCACTCCTTCTGGGTTCTGGACGCCTGGTCGGGGCACCAAGGTCGATTACAAGCTGTTCAACGGTACAGATGCGTCAGGCGTTAAGTATGGCGGCATCAGCATGGGCGAGACATACGCGCCTACGGGCCAACGTCTGGAACAGTACTGGTTCCTGAGAGAAGGTGAAACGGGCCTGCACACGTTCAGTCGCGTTGCTTACTACAACGAGACCACGCCGTTCCTGCGCAACCTCCAGGAGCTCAGGACTATGTTCAGGCCTAATCATGATCCCCCCCTGTTTACTCACTTTGTGACCAACGAGGAGTTTGACGCTCCTAGACCAAACACCGAGGGTCAGGTGGTTGTGCAAGATGCGACTTGGTACTTACCCAACAAAGATGACTCTTATGTCCAAGGCGTTGGTGATTACTTCACCAAATACAC ATTTCAGGATACTTGGAGAAAGCATAAAGCACATGGGATGTGGGCAGACGGATCCGGCAGCGCTAATGGCACGACATACGGCGCATGGCTGGTGCACAACACGGTCGAGACTTACTTTGGCGGGCCGTTGCATTCGGATCTTGTGGTGGACGGTATCGTCTACAACTATATCAGCAGCAACCACCATGGCGACCAGACTCCTAACATCACCAATGGTTTTGACAGGACCTTCGGACCGCAATACTACCATTTCAACAAGGGTGGCTCTCTCGATGAGCTCCGTGCCGATGCTGAGCAGTACGGTCTTAAACCGAGCTGGAACGCGAAATTTTATGACTCCATTGCCAAGCATGTTCCCAATCTGGTCACCGCAGCTGGCCGTGGTACGTTCAAAGCCAAGATCGATCTCCCAAAAGGTGCTCGAAACGTGCTCGCTGTTCTTGCACAGACCGGCGTAGACTTCCAGGACAACGTTTTCGATACGAAAGCCTATCAGTACTGGGCCGAGGTTCCCTCGAACGGCGAAGCGAGCATTGATCGCGTCAAGGCTGGCAGCTACCGCCTCACAGTATATGCGGATGGTATTTTCGGCGACTTCACTCAAGACGACATTAAAGTTGCGGCGGGAAAGGAAACCAACGTCAAGGCGAAATGGAATCCTGAAAGCGCTGGCACTGAACTTTGGCGCATTGGCACACCTGACAAGTCCTCTGGGGAGTATCGTCACGGCTACACGCAGTCTCCCACGCACCCTCTCCTTACCGACGAATATAGGCTCTACTGGGCCGACTACGACTTCGTGACAGAATTTCCTGATGGTGTCTCCTACAAAGTCGGTCGCGACGACCCCTCCAAGGCGCTCAATTATGTCCACTGGAGCATTTTTGGTGGCAAGGCGAACTACGAGCGTCCTGAGCCCGTCTACGAAAACATCAACAACTGGACTATCTTATTCGATACTAAGGCCCAGCAGCTTAAGAACAAAAAGACTGCAACCTTCACGGTCCAGCTTGCCGGTGCCAAGTCTGCAGCGGGCAACACAGATATCTACAACGCAAGCGAGCCATACTCCAACCTCCCTTACACTGTCAATGTTAATGGGAAAGACTTGCAGCCATGGGTCATCCCCTATCACCATTCCAGCTCTTGTGCTGTTAGATCAGCTGTTGTCTGCTACAACATCGCGAATAAATTTGTATTCGATGCTAAGCTGCTCAAGGAGGGCGAGAACACGTTTGTACTGAGTCTCCCATACGGTGGGAAGAACTACGAGAGCGCTGTTCTGCCTGAGGCTTTGTACGTGCAGTATGATGCAATGAGGTTGGAGGTGAAGTAG
- a CDS encoding Nascent polypeptide-associated complex subunit beta, with the protein MDQAKLARMQAGKGTPRRKVKKVHRAAGTDDKKLQGALKKLNVQPIQAIEEVNMFKSDGNVIHFAAPKVHASVPANTFAIYGAGEDKELTELVPGILNQLGPDSLASLRKLAESYQSMQKEKGEAGEKDDDEDDDDIPDLVAGDNFESAENKPDVE; encoded by the exons ATGGATCAGGCCAAGCTGGCACGCATGCAGGC AGGCAAGGGCACACCCCGCAGGAAGGTCAAGAAGGTCCACAGGGCGGCCGGTACCGACGACAAGAAGCTTCAGGGCGCGCTCAAGAAGCTGAACGTCCAGCCCATCCAGGCCATTGAGGAGGTCAACATGTTCAAGAGCGACGGCAACGTCATTCACTTTGCGGCACCAAAGG TTCACGCCTCGGTACCTGCCAACACCTTCGCCATCTACGGCGCCGGTGAGGACAAGGAGCTGACCGAGCTCGTCCCCGGTATCCTCAACCAGCTCGGCCCCGACTCGCTTGCATCGCTGCGCAAACTCGCCGAGAGCTACCAGAGCATGCAGAAGGAGAAGGGCGAGGCTGGCGAgaaggacgacgacgaggatgacGATGACATCCCGGACCTCGTTGCTGGCGACAACTTCGAGTCGGCCGAGAACAAGCCTGACGTCgagtaa